The proteins below are encoded in one region of Aquisphaera giovannonii:
- a CDS encoding carbohydrate binding domain-containing protein yields MNRLIPLLVLSLLVPSAGAAGPAPVRDRLVWVFGWDLEKASDVPEIIRVLDAAGAHGLNGAVLPLGLDTLCKKPPEYFERLERVRAACERNHLEVIPSVFAIGYAGGIYAHDRNLMEGLPVEDAPFVVRRGVATLASDAPAGIANGTFEEHRGDRFAGFHFHDQPGEVSFADARVHHGGRTSIRFENLAANPHGHGRIEQDVALRPGRCYRLSLWVKTEGLEPANSFRVAVLAKDKDRELAPLAFNTPSTSDWRKVSFLFNSRGEASARIYAGTWGGKRGKFWLDDWTLEEVGPINVLRRPGTPVTVRSTDGTTYDEGRDYETLADPDFHPARVDRPAPALKIPRGSRIEDGARLRVSWYHSQMVNDWQHSACMAEPAVYEIFDHEAKLLAQHLHPRRVLLSMDEIREGGTCKACEGRNMGELLGECITRQVRILREHIPGVEVMAWSDMLDPGHNARGDYYLVSGDFNGSWNHVPKDLIMVPWGGEPRAKSVAFFSGLGFRSVGACYYDADDLDEVRAWLDLARKEPKLQGLMYTPWTRKYELLGAFGDLLRTH; encoded by the coding sequence ATGAACAGGTTGATCCCGCTCCTCGTCCTGTCCTTGTTGGTCCCCAGCGCCGGGGCGGCCGGGCCGGCCCCGGTCCGCGACCGCCTCGTCTGGGTCTTCGGCTGGGACCTGGAGAAGGCGAGCGACGTCCCGGAGATCATCCGCGTGCTGGACGCCGCCGGGGCGCACGGGCTCAACGGGGCGGTGCTGCCGCTGGGGCTGGACACGCTCTGCAAGAAGCCGCCGGAGTACTTCGAGAGGCTGGAGCGGGTCCGGGCCGCCTGCGAGCGGAACCACCTGGAGGTGATCCCGTCCGTCTTCGCCATCGGCTACGCCGGGGGCATCTACGCCCACGATCGCAACCTGATGGAAGGGCTGCCCGTCGAGGACGCCCCGTTCGTCGTCCGCCGGGGCGTGGCGACGCTCGCCAGCGACGCCCCCGCGGGCATCGCCAACGGGACCTTCGAGGAGCATCGCGGGGACCGGTTCGCCGGGTTCCACTTCCACGACCAGCCGGGCGAGGTCTCCTTCGCGGATGCTCGCGTGCACCACGGCGGCCGGACGTCGATCCGCTTCGAGAACCTCGCCGCCAACCCGCACGGGCACGGCCGGATCGAGCAGGACGTGGCGCTCCGCCCGGGGCGATGCTACCGCCTCAGCCTCTGGGTCAAGACCGAGGGCCTGGAGCCCGCCAACTCCTTCCGGGTCGCCGTGCTCGCGAAGGACAAGGACCGGGAGCTCGCCCCGCTGGCGTTCAACACGCCCTCGACGTCCGACTGGCGGAAGGTGAGCTTCCTGTTCAACAGCCGGGGCGAGGCCTCGGCGCGGATCTACGCCGGGACCTGGGGCGGGAAGAGGGGCAAGTTCTGGCTCGACGACTGGACGCTCGAGGAGGTCGGCCCGATCAACGTCCTCCGCCGCCCCGGCACACCCGTGACGGTCCGCTCGACCGACGGCACGACGTACGACGAGGGCCGCGACTACGAGACGCTGGCCGACCCGGACTTCCACCCGGCCCGCGTCGACCGCCCCGCGCCCGCGCTCAAGATCCCGCGCGGGAGCCGCATCGAGGACGGCGCCCGGCTGCGGGTGAGCTGGTATCACAGCCAGATGGTCAACGACTGGCAGCACTCCGCCTGCATGGCCGAGCCGGCCGTCTACGAGATCTTCGACCACGAGGCGAAGCTCCTGGCGCAGCACCTGCACCCGAGGCGCGTCCTCCTGAGCATGGACGAGATCCGCGAGGGGGGCACCTGCAAGGCCTGCGAGGGGCGCAACATGGGCGAGCTGCTCGGCGAGTGCATCACCCGCCAGGTCCGGATCCTCCGCGAGCACATCCCGGGCGTCGAGGTCATGGCCTGGTCGGACATGCTCGACCCCGGCCACAACGCCCGCGGCGACTACTACCTGGTCTCCGGCGACTTCAACGGCTCCTGGAACCACGTGCCGAAGGACCTGATCATGGTCCCCTGGGGCGGCGAGCCCCGCGCGAAGTCCGTCGCGTTCTTCTCCGGCCTGGGCTTCCGCTCCGTGGGCGCCTGCTACTACGACGCCGACGACCTGGACGAGGTCAGGGCCTGGCTCGACCTGGCCCGCAAGGAGCCGAAGCTGCAAGGGCTGATGTACACCCCGTGGACCCGCAAGTACGAGCTCCTTGGCGCGTTCGGAGACCTCCTGCGGACGCATTAA
- the mgtE gene encoding magnesium transporter, with protein MRNALLIPDLRELIRGGEAAALREFIEDQHPGRTAELIEDLEAEDGDALFRVLPPRDRAEVLSYLDTDSQNRIVESMPLREAAELLHLMSHDERADLVKRLDEDFVDGVLPHLAQAERDDIRRLTSYEPGTAGAVMTTDYVVLPAHIPVREALERLRHEAPDKETIYYCYIVDHNRRLIGFVSLRTLILSRRSAMIEDIMQRDVIFGRVDEDQESAARQIDKYDLIALPVVDTSNRLVGIITHDDAMDILRQEQTEDILKFGGVSPDPEADTAPYWSSTVPDVVRRRIKWLLMLFLAGELTIPVMEHFEWIKARFPVLDDFLPLLLGTGGNAGSQTVGTVIRGMSLGEIKAREAWRVVLREWLTGLCLGLMLGLVGVLYVRFRKGRPWGIALVVGLTLLGICTWSNTIGALVPLLARRMGIDPAVISAPFISTLVDATGLVIYFTTAITLLIKWGS; from the coding sequence ATGCGAAACGCCCTCCTGATCCCGGACCTCCGCGAATTGATCCGCGGCGGCGAGGCCGCGGCGCTGCGGGAGTTCATCGAGGATCAGCACCCCGGCCGCACCGCCGAGCTGATCGAGGACCTCGAGGCCGAAGACGGCGACGCCCTCTTCCGCGTCCTCCCGCCCCGCGACCGGGCCGAGGTCCTCAGCTACCTGGACACCGACAGCCAGAACCGGATCGTCGAGTCCATGCCCCTCCGCGAGGCGGCCGAGCTCCTGCACCTGATGTCCCACGACGAGCGCGCGGACCTGGTCAAGCGGCTCGACGAGGACTTCGTGGACGGCGTCCTCCCCCACCTGGCCCAGGCCGAGCGCGACGACATCCGCCGCCTGACCAGCTACGAGCCGGGCACCGCCGGCGCGGTCATGACCACGGACTACGTCGTCCTGCCCGCCCACATCCCCGTCCGCGAGGCCCTGGAGCGGCTCCGGCACGAGGCGCCGGACAAGGAGACGATCTACTACTGCTACATCGTCGACCACAACCGCCGCCTGATCGGCTTCGTCTCGCTGCGGACCCTGATCCTGTCCCGACGCTCGGCCATGATCGAGGACATCATGCAGCGGGACGTCATCTTCGGCCGGGTGGACGAGGACCAGGAGTCGGCCGCCCGCCAGATCGACAAGTACGACCTGATCGCCCTGCCCGTCGTGGACACGAGCAACCGCCTCGTGGGGATCATCACCCACGACGACGCGATGGACATCCTCCGCCAGGAGCAGACCGAGGACATCCTCAAGTTCGGCGGCGTCTCCCCCGACCCGGAGGCCGACACGGCCCCCTACTGGTCGAGCACCGTCCCGGACGTCGTCCGGCGGCGGATCAAGTGGCTCTTGATGCTGTTCCTGGCCGGGGAGCTGACCATCCCCGTGATGGAGCACTTCGAGTGGATCAAGGCGCGGTTCCCGGTGCTGGACGACTTCCTGCCGCTGCTGCTTGGCACCGGCGGCAACGCGGGCAGCCAGACCGTCGGCACGGTCATCCGCGGCATGTCCCTGGGCGAGATCAAGGCCCGCGAGGCCTGGCGGGTGGTCCTCCGCGAGTGGCTGACGGGGCTCTGCCTGGGCCTCATGCTGGGGCTCGTGGGCGTCCTCTACGTCCGCTTCCGGAAGGGCCGGCCGTGGGGCATCGCCCTCGTCGTCGGCCTCACGCTCCTGGGGATCTGCACCTGGTCGAACACCATCGGGGCCCTCGTCCCCTTGCTGGCCCGCCGCATGGGCATCGACCCGGCCGTGATCTCCGCGCCGTTCATCAGCACCCTGGTGGACGCCACCGGCCTGGTCATCTACTTCACGACCGCCATCACCCTGCTCATCAAGTGGGGCTCGTAA
- the serS gene encoding serine--tRNA ligase, whose product MLDLKYVVAHADEVRTNSRNRNAPADVIEDIDRIVALEGERRTLQSAVEEIRRRQNEVAQATGKEKDRERRAELIDEGKRLKAEVGDREDQLRVMDDEIRQRLRRIPNLTHPDAPVGRTEDDSAEIRKVGTPRTFDFPVKDHVELGKARDLIDFETGGKVSGTGFYFLKNDAVLLDLALQQFAIRTLVGKGFTPVVTPDLARNSILEGIGFTPRGVETQVYSVEDTDLSLVGTAEITLGGMLADELLDEAALPIKLVGLSHCFRTEAGAAGRASRGLYRVHQFTKVEMFAFTTPEGSGAIHAEMLAIEEELFTALGIPYRVLDICTGDLGGPAYRKYDVEAWMPGRGESGEYGEVTSTSDCTDYQSRRLNIRYRPAGQKGTRFVHTLNGTALALSRALIVVLENYQRADGRIDVPEVLRPYVGKDVIG is encoded by the coding sequence ATGCTGGACCTGAAATACGTCGTCGCCCACGCCGACGAGGTGCGCACGAATTCGAGGAACCGGAACGCCCCGGCGGACGTGATCGAGGACATCGATCGGATCGTCGCCCTGGAGGGGGAGCGGCGGACCCTGCAGTCGGCCGTCGAGGAGATCCGACGCCGCCAGAACGAGGTGGCCCAGGCGACCGGCAAGGAGAAGGACCGCGAGCGCCGGGCCGAGCTCATCGACGAGGGCAAGCGGCTCAAGGCCGAGGTCGGCGACCGCGAGGACCAGCTCCGCGTGATGGACGACGAGATCCGCCAGCGGCTCCGGCGGATCCCGAACCTCACCCACCCGGACGCCCCCGTCGGCCGGACCGAGGACGACAGCGCGGAGATCCGCAAGGTCGGCACGCCTCGGACGTTCGACTTCCCGGTCAAGGACCACGTCGAGCTCGGCAAGGCGCGGGACCTGATCGACTTCGAGACCGGCGGCAAGGTCAGCGGCACGGGCTTCTACTTCCTCAAGAACGACGCCGTGCTCCTGGACCTGGCGCTCCAGCAGTTCGCGATCCGGACCCTCGTGGGCAAGGGCTTCACGCCGGTCGTCACGCCGGACCTCGCCCGGAACAGCATCCTGGAGGGCATCGGCTTCACGCCCCGCGGCGTGGAGACGCAGGTCTACTCGGTGGAGGACACCGACCTCAGCCTCGTCGGCACGGCGGAGATCACCCTGGGCGGGATGCTCGCCGACGAGCTGCTCGACGAGGCCGCGCTGCCGATCAAGCTCGTGGGCCTTTCGCACTGCTTCCGGACCGAGGCCGGCGCCGCGGGGCGGGCCAGCCGCGGGCTCTACCGGGTCCACCAGTTCACCAAGGTGGAGATGTTCGCCTTCACCACGCCGGAGGGCTCCGGCGCGATCCACGCGGAGATGCTGGCGATCGAGGAGGAGCTGTTCACGGCCCTCGGCATCCCGTACCGCGTCCTGGATATCTGCACCGGCGACCTCGGCGGCCCGGCCTACCGCAAGTACGACGTCGAGGCCTGGATGCCCGGTCGCGGCGAGAGCGGCGAGTACGGCGAGGTCACCAGCACCTCGGACTGCACCGACTACCAGTCGCGCCGGCTGAATATCCGCTACCGGCCGGCCGGCCAGAAGGGGACGCGGTTCGTCCACACCCTCAACGGCACCGCCCTGGCCCTGTCGCGGGCCCTGATCGTCGTCCTCGAGAACTACCAGCGGGCCGACGGCCGGATCGACGTCCCCGAGGTGCTGAGGCCGTACGTCGGCAAGGACGTGATCGGGTAG
- a CDS encoding dipeptidase, translating to MALEKVDAYLESHRAKFEDQLKDLIRIPSVSAQPDHDADTRKAAAFVRDDLAAMGLKAEIIPTKRHPIVYAEWLGAPGKPTVLVYGHYDVQPAEPLEPWLSPPFEPTVRDGNLYARGATDDKGQMFTHLKAAEAWLKAGGGLPVNVKYLIEGEEEIGGANLEEYVAANRERLKCDYAVISDTSQFAPGQPAITYGLKGLAYFELNVKGANRDLHSGTFGGAVQNPLNALATILASLKGPDGKIQIAGFYDSVKPLEDWERAEFAKLPFSEGAFQADLDAPALFGEEGYTTLERKWARPTCDVHGLWGGYAGPGPKTVLPCKAGAKLSFRLVPGQDPAAVDRQLRAHLAEVTPPGVTVELTTLQGAPAVLVNVQTPGFRAAVRAVEAGFGTKPVFIREGGSIPVVGLLKDQLGVDTLLLGWGQNDDNLHGPNEKFSLADFHRGIKAGAHLLHELALETI from the coding sequence ATGGCGCTGGAGAAGGTGGACGCGTACCTCGAGTCCCATCGGGCGAAGTTCGAGGACCAGCTCAAGGACCTGATCCGCATCCCCAGCGTGAGCGCCCAGCCGGACCACGACGCCGACACTCGGAAGGCCGCGGCGTTCGTGAGGGACGACCTCGCGGCGATGGGCCTGAAGGCCGAGATCATCCCCACGAAGCGGCACCCGATCGTCTACGCCGAATGGCTGGGGGCCCCGGGCAAGCCGACGGTCCTCGTCTACGGCCATTACGACGTCCAGCCGGCCGAGCCGCTGGAGCCCTGGCTCTCGCCCCCGTTCGAGCCGACCGTCCGCGACGGCAACCTCTACGCCCGCGGGGCGACCGACGACAAGGGGCAGATGTTCACCCACCTGAAGGCCGCCGAGGCGTGGCTGAAGGCCGGCGGGGGCCTGCCGGTGAACGTCAAGTACCTCATCGAGGGCGAGGAGGAGATCGGCGGCGCGAACCTCGAGGAGTACGTCGCGGCGAACCGCGAGCGGCTGAAGTGTGACTATGCGGTGATCTCGGACACCAGCCAGTTCGCCCCCGGCCAACCGGCCATCACCTACGGCCTGAAGGGGCTGGCGTACTTCGAGCTGAACGTGAAGGGCGCCAACCGGGACCTTCACTCCGGGACCTTCGGCGGCGCCGTGCAGAACCCGCTGAACGCCCTGGCGACGATCCTGGCGAGCCTGAAGGGGCCCGACGGCAAGATCCAGATCGCCGGGTTTTATGACTCCGTCAAGCCGCTGGAGGACTGGGAGCGTGCCGAGTTCGCCAAGCTGCCGTTCTCCGAGGGGGCCTTCCAGGCCGACCTGGACGCACCCGCCCTCTTCGGCGAGGAGGGGTACACCACGCTCGAGCGGAAGTGGGCCCGGCCGACGTGCGACGTCCACGGCCTCTGGGGCGGCTACGCCGGGCCCGGGCCCAAGACCGTGCTCCCGTGCAAGGCCGGCGCGAAGCTGAGCTTCCGCCTCGTGCCCGGCCAGGACCCCGCGGCGGTGGACCGGCAGCTCCGGGCGCACCTCGCGGAGGTCACGCCGCCGGGCGTCACGGTCGAGCTGACCACGCTCCAGGGCGCCCCCGCTGTGCTCGTGAACGTGCAGACGCCCGGGTTCCGGGCCGCCGTCCGGGCGGTCGAGGCCGGGTTCGGCACGAAGCCCGTCTTCATCCGCGAGGGGGGCTCCATCCCGGTCGTCGGGCTCCTCAAGGACCAGCTCGGCGTGGACACGCTGCTCCTGGGCTGGGGCCAGAACGACGACAACCTGCACGGGCCCAACGAGAAGTTCTCCCTGGCCGACTTCCACCGCGGCATCAAGGCGGGCGCCCACCTGCTGCACGAGCTGGCCCTGGAAACGATCTAA
- a CDS encoding DUF1559 domain-containing protein: MPNRKDRRGFTLIELLVVIAIIAVLIALLLPAVQSAREAARRIQCTNNLKQVGLAVHNYEGSAGVLPLGCAVWFDKSGNPYFNGWGITARLLPFLEGSNAFNAANFSLANESIQNDTIMRLTVAAYLCPSDGKNTEIFVDDGQPRNNTNYAFNRGDWYVWGGLSATVDPRSPFRANRCVRLAAVTDGLSNTLFAAEVKTHTPYLLNCSGLAYSPVNATPIPGPNDSPASVAQYTSCGGGSAELRPDSGHAEWEDGNTSQAGFTTAWTPNKVTPGTFGGTIVPDTDLIAIREENGGPTFAAVTARSYHPGGVDVLLGDGSVRFIKSTIDGMTWRALGSVSGGEVISADAY; this comes from the coding sequence ATGCCGAACCGGAAAGACCGTCGTGGCTTCACGCTCATCGAACTGCTGGTCGTGATCGCGATCATCGCGGTCCTGATCGCCCTGCTGCTGCCGGCGGTCCAATCGGCGCGGGAGGCGGCCCGGCGGATCCAGTGCACGAACAACCTGAAGCAGGTCGGCCTGGCGGTCCACAACTACGAGGGATCCGCGGGCGTCCTGCCGCTCGGCTGCGCCGTCTGGTTCGACAAGTCGGGCAACCCCTACTTCAACGGCTGGGGGATCACGGCGCGGCTGCTGCCGTTCCTGGAGGGGTCGAACGCGTTCAACGCGGCGAACTTCAGCCTGGCCAACGAGAGCATCCAGAACGACACGATCATGCGCCTGACCGTGGCGGCCTACCTGTGCCCCTCCGACGGGAAGAACACGGAGATCTTCGTCGACGACGGCCAGCCGCGGAACAACACCAATTACGCCTTCAACCGGGGCGACTGGTACGTCTGGGGCGGGCTGTCCGCGACCGTGGACCCGCGGTCGCCGTTCCGGGCCAACCGCTGCGTGCGGCTGGCCGCGGTCACGGACGGGCTGAGCAACACGCTCTTCGCCGCGGAGGTGAAGACGCACACGCCGTACCTGCTCAACTGCTCCGGGCTGGCCTACTCCCCCGTCAACGCGACGCCCATCCCCGGCCCGAACGACAGCCCGGCGAGCGTGGCGCAATACACCTCGTGCGGCGGCGGCTCCGCGGAGCTGCGGCCGGATTCCGGCCACGCGGAGTGGGAGGACGGCAACACCAGCCAGGCCGGCTTCACGACTGCCTGGACCCCCAACAAGGTCACGCCCGGCACCTTCGGGGGCACCATCGTGCCGGACACCGACCTGATCGCCATCCGCGAGGAGAACGGCGGCCCGACCTTCGCCGCGGTCACCGCCCGGAGCTACCACCCCGGCGGCGTGGACGTCCTCCTCGGCGACGGCAGCGTCCGGTTCATCAAGAGCACCATCGACGGCATGACCTGGCGGGCCCTCGGGAGCGTCTCCGGCGGCGAGGTCATCAGCGCGGACGCGTACTGA
- a CDS encoding YegP family protein: protein MAKFTVYKDAKGEYRWRLLAKNSKIVADSGEGYKTKASCLRGIEILKTEGPAAEVHDETSAAAANGATAKK, encoded by the coding sequence ATGGCCAAGTTCACGGTCTACAAGGACGCCAAAGGCGAGTACCGCTGGAGGCTGCTGGCGAAGAACAGCAAGATCGTCGCGGACTCCGGCGAGGGGTACAAGACGAAGGCGAGCTGCCTGCGGGGCATCGAGATCCTCAAGACCGAGGGCCCCGCGGCGGAGGTCCACGACGAGACCTCGGCCGCCGCAGCCAACGGCGCGACAGCCAAGAAGTGA
- a CDS encoding DUF6940 family protein, whose product MWTIRDAEIESRRGLLVAVDRGGRPASFADVLGGWREDAAFRAWFNGVLAGLPFAAFRWETPAVTAATSSRAFEFVALDDPGLARRPAPDAFGDRFRAAGGEEVLAFPNLGRDAILVVPAPVAAPSAYGHLAAFVREAPERQRDELWRSVGEALAGRLGERPVWLSTAGAGVAWLHVRLDDRPKYYGYGPYRQGS is encoded by the coding sequence ATGTGGACGATCCGAGACGCCGAGATCGAGTCGCGCCGGGGCCTCCTCGTCGCCGTTGATCGCGGCGGACGGCCCGCGAGCTTCGCCGACGTGCTGGGCGGCTGGCGGGAGGACGCGGCGTTCCGCGCCTGGTTCAACGGCGTCCTGGCCGGGCTGCCGTTCGCGGCCTTCCGCTGGGAGACGCCCGCGGTGACCGCGGCGACGTCGTCGCGGGCCTTCGAGTTCGTCGCCCTGGACGACCCGGGCCTCGCCCGGAGGCCGGCTCCGGACGCGTTCGGCGACCGCTTCCGCGCCGCGGGCGGCGAGGAGGTTCTGGCCTTCCCGAACCTCGGCCGGGACGCGATCCTGGTCGTGCCGGCCCCGGTCGCCGCCCCGTCGGCATACGGGCACCTCGCCGCGTTCGTCCGCGAGGCGCCCGAGCGGCAGCGGGACGAATTGTGGCGATCCGTCGGCGAGGCCCTGGCGGGCCGCCTCGGCGAGCGGCCCGTCTGGCTGAGCACCGCCGGCGCGGGCGTCGCGTGGCTGCACGTCCGGCTCGACGACCGGCCGAAGTATTATGGTTACGGCCCGTACCGGCAAGGGAGCTGA
- the ligD gene encoding non-homologous end-joining DNA ligase has product MPLDEYNAKRDFARTREPSGAGKGKAGRPARPIFVVQEHHASTLHYDFRLEADGVLKSWAVPKGPSMDPTVKRLAVQVEDHPIGYATFEGEIPKGQYGGGTVRIWDRGTYESLMDRKDPPESVGEAIEAGRLEFALDGARLRGAFALVRMKARGKGKPQWLLIKGKDEFARAEPEPADEAGRAAAKPRAAAAKRPSRPRGRRSVGAPRAVELTHADRVVFPEAGLTKRDVFAYYEKVADRLLPFLVDRPITVERLPEGLAEGAPHFWQKDTPEYYPDWIPRVELVAESGKVVRYALVNDRETLLYLVNQGATTFHAWASRTRDLDRPDLVLFDLDPGAAPFADVIAVARAIGDSLIGQGAGAFVKTSGKSGLHVLTPWDRAGGFDEARAWARELAERTAAALPALATVEIRKAKRGGRVYIDVLQNARGHHAVPPYVLRAIPRATVSTPLDWKEVAEGLDPAAFTTKKALARFARRRTDPFAGLLEAIGGRREPAASAPALAPARG; this is encoded by the coding sequence ATGCCGCTGGACGAATACAACGCCAAACGCGACTTCGCCCGGACGCGCGAGCCGTCGGGGGCGGGGAAGGGGAAGGCCGGGCGGCCGGCGCGGCCGATCTTCGTCGTGCAGGAGCATCACGCCTCGACCTTGCATTACGACTTCCGCCTGGAAGCCGACGGCGTCCTCAAGAGCTGGGCCGTGCCGAAGGGGCCGTCGATGGACCCCACGGTCAAGCGGCTGGCCGTGCAGGTCGAGGACCATCCGATCGGCTACGCGACGTTCGAGGGGGAGATCCCGAAGGGCCAGTACGGGGGCGGCACGGTCCGGATCTGGGACCGCGGGACGTATGAGAGCCTCATGGACCGGAAGGACCCGCCGGAATCCGTCGGCGAGGCCATCGAGGCGGGTCGGCTCGAGTTCGCCCTGGACGGAGCGCGGCTCCGCGGGGCGTTTGCCCTCGTCCGCATGAAGGCCCGCGGCAAGGGCAAGCCGCAGTGGCTGCTCATCAAGGGGAAGGACGAGTTCGCCCGTGCCGAGCCCGAGCCGGCCGACGAGGCCGGGAGGGCTGCGGCGAAGCCCAGGGCCGCCGCCGCGAAGCGCCCGAGCCGGCCCCGCGGGCGGCGATCGGTCGGGGCCCCGCGGGCGGTCGAGCTGACCCATGCCGACCGCGTCGTCTTCCCCGAGGCCGGGCTCACCAAGCGCGACGTCTTCGCCTATTACGAGAAGGTCGCCGACCGCCTCCTCCCGTTCCTGGTGGACCGGCCCATCACGGTCGAGCGCCTGCCCGAGGGCCTCGCCGAGGGGGCGCCCCATTTCTGGCAGAAGGACACGCCGGAGTACTACCCCGACTGGATCCCCCGCGTCGAGCTGGTGGCCGAGAGCGGGAAGGTCGTCCGCTACGCGCTGGTCAACGACCGGGAGACGCTCCTGTACCTGGTGAACCAGGGCGCGACCACCTTCCACGCCTGGGCCTCGCGGACGCGGGACCTGGACCGGCCCGATCTCGTGCTCTTCGACCTGGACCCCGGCGCGGCGCCTTTCGCCGACGTGATCGCCGTGGCGAGGGCCATCGGGGATTCGCTCATAGGGCAGGGGGCCGGGGCGTTCGTGAAGACCTCGGGCAAGAGCGGCCTCCACGTCCTGACGCCGTGGGACCGGGCCGGCGGGTTCGACGAGGCGCGGGCCTGGGCACGCGAGCTCGCCGAGCGGACGGCCGCGGCCCTACCGGCGCTCGCCACGGTCGAGATCCGCAAGGCCAAACGGGGCGGGCGGGTCTACATCGACGTCCTCCAGAACGCGCGCGGGCATCACGCCGTCCCGCCGTACGTCCTGCGGGCCATCCCGCGCGCGACGGTCTCCACCCCGCTGGACTGGAAGGAGGTCGCCGAGGGGCTCGACCCCGCGGCGTTCACGACCAAGAAGGCCCTCGCCCGCTTCGCCCGGCGGAGGACGGACCCGTTCGCGGGCCTCCTGGAGGCGATCGGCGGCCGTCGCGAGCCGGCGGCCTCGGCGCCGGCACTGGCGCCGGCGAGGGGCTGA
- a CDS encoding DUF72 domain-containing protein, whose product MGVHIGTSGWSYDHWVGVLYPKSASSLERLDAYARTFQTVEVNNTFYRWPRDEVFSTWRERSPDGFLFSAKASRGLTQFRKLNDPLPWLGRMEAGLSRLGEQRGVTLCQLPPHFPRDLDRLDRFLAVVPPGPRLAVEFRHPSWDVEETYAVLERHGAAYCVMSGANLPCVLRATAAFVFVRLHGPDRQHLYAGSYPEDDLRWWAERIGEWRRQGREVFAYFNNDGHGYAVRNALRLRELAGS is encoded by the coding sequence ATGGGCGTGCACATCGGGACCTCGGGCTGGAGCTACGACCACTGGGTCGGCGTCCTCTACCCGAAGTCCGCCTCCAGCCTGGAGCGGCTCGACGCCTACGCCCGGACGTTTCAGACGGTCGAGGTGAACAACACGTTCTACCGGTGGCCCCGGGACGAGGTCTTCTCGACCTGGCGCGAGCGGTCGCCCGACGGCTTCCTCTTCTCGGCCAAGGCGTCGCGGGGCCTGACCCAGTTCCGCAAGCTGAACGACCCGCTGCCGTGGCTGGGGCGGATGGAGGCCGGCCTGTCCCGCCTGGGGGAGCAGCGCGGGGTGACGCTCTGCCAGCTCCCGCCCCACTTCCCGCGCGACCTCGACCGCCTGGATCGCTTCCTGGCCGTTGTCCCGCCGGGCCCTCGCCTGGCCGTCGAGTTCCGCCACCCCTCGTGGGACGTGGAGGAGACGTACGCCGTCCTGGAACGCCACGGCGCGGCGTACTGCGTCATGAGCGGCGCGAACCTGCCTTGCGTCCTCCGCGCGACCGCGGCCTTCGTGTTCGTCCGCCTCCACGGCCCGGACCGCCAGCACCTGTACGCCGGCTCGTATCCCGAGGACGACCTCCGCTGGTGGGCGGAGCGGATCGGCGAGTGGCGTCGGCAGGGCCGGGAGGTCTTCGCCTACTTCAACAACGACGGCCACGGATACGCCGTCCGCAACGCATTGCGGCTGCGGGAGCTGGCCGGGTCGTAG
- a CDS encoding DUF3072 domain-containing protein: protein MSDRNNAQAENDAIKDPSDWTTGEEPMTGAQESYVHTLARKAGEEVPDEMTKAEASMKIDELRQKAGLDDDAPKKKAKSRKA from the coding sequence ATGAGCGACCGGAATAACGCCCAGGCCGAGAACGACGCGATCAAGGATCCGTCCGACTGGACGACGGGCGAGGAGCCGATGACCGGGGCCCAGGAGTCGTACGTCCACACGCTCGCCCGCAAGGCCGGTGAGGAGGTCCCCGACGAGATGACCAAGGCCGAGGCGTCGATGAAGATCGACGAGCTCCGGCAGAAGGCGGGCCTGGACGACGACGCCCCGAAGAAGAAGGCCAAGTCGCGGAAGGCCTGA